A DNA window from Cydia splendana chromosome 24, ilCydSple1.2, whole genome shotgun sequence contains the following coding sequences:
- the LOC134802452 gene encoding uncharacterized protein LOC134802452 produces the protein MKAFTLVLFSHILFNHVFARKEPKPFNYTKMSANLDNPNFIRDRFKNDAYKPIMPTNFRERFKRPFAPAWMDYCDPYHCNDYHKVACGINRRQRVFKWFQSGCHIILNNQCADFRGNLKYDQTDTKFCHAFILNVRQGCRDCEPDENLVCAVSLVDNHVTLFRDRCALQSTNCESNTFDEYEEVDMGLCEFYLKERALKIN, from the exons ATGTGTTTGCAAGGAAAGAGCCGAAGCCATTCAACTacacaaa aatGTCGGCGAACTTGGACAACCCAAACTTCATAAGGGATCGTTTTAAAA ACGATGCTTACAAGCCTATCATGCCGACGAACTTTCGTGAGCGCTTCAAGCGGCCCTTCGCGCCTGCCTGGATGGACTACTGCGACCCCTATCACTGTAATGACTACCACAAG GTGGCCTGCGGCATAAACCGGAGACAGCGCGTGTTCAAATGGTTCCAGAGCGGCTGCCACATCATCCTCAACAACCAGTGCGCCGACTTTAGAGGCAACCTGA AATACGATCAAACCGACACGAAGTTCTGCCACGCCTTCATACTGAACGTCCGGCAAGGCTGCCGCGACTGCGAACCGGACGAGAACTTGGTCTGCGCCGTCAGTCTGGTGGACAACCATGTTACACTGTTCAG agaccGATGCGCGCTACAGTCTACCAACTGCGAATCTAACACATTCGACG AATATGAGGAAGTGGACATGGGACTCTGCGAGTTCTACTTAAAGGAAAGGGCGTTGAAAATAAACTAG